In a single window of the Sediminicoccus sp. KRV36 genome:
- a CDS encoding MFS transporter, with amino-acid sequence MNRISDRALTLGTALTQTIGWGTLFIPFALMVQPMEAELGWSRAEINGAFTLGILMSGILAIPVGRWVDRHGGRAPLAWGSVLGSALLAGWAVMDQLWMFYLLWFGLGIAHATALWGPAMAVVVALARQPMRVITAITFITGFAGTIFIPLVAALISVMGWRGALWALAGLQLLPALVAWWQFAGAAPAMPPQRNRGEDAFARTLRRPAFWGLALCFAAHAFIGVGLGAHLVPLLREAGLPEGSVILLVALHGPLQVAARAGLYVAGGRASMRWVGMGAMLLLPLALLWLAGAPATFIWLLPFVLFWAVADGLLTIVRAAGTAEILGRDGYGAVTGALSLIAVLPRTLGPITLALIWQANGGYGAIPWLLAGVGLLGAASFSLALRDRD; translated from the coding sequence GTGAACCGCATCTCCGATCGCGCGCTGACCCTTGGCACCGCCCTGACCCAGACCATCGGCTGGGGCACGCTGTTCATTCCATTCGCCTTGATGGTCCAGCCGATGGAGGCCGAGCTCGGCTGGAGCCGGGCAGAAATCAATGGCGCCTTCACCCTGGGCATCCTCATGTCCGGCATCCTGGCGATTCCCGTGGGGCGCTGGGTGGACCGGCATGGCGGGCGCGCGCCCCTGGCCTGGGGCAGCGTGCTGGGCAGCGCCCTGCTGGCCGGTTGGGCGGTGATGGACCAGCTGTGGATGTTCTACCTGCTCTGGTTCGGGCTGGGCATCGCCCATGCCACAGCGCTCTGGGGGCCGGCCATGGCGGTGGTGGTCGCGCTGGCGCGGCAGCCGATGCGCGTCATCACCGCCATCACCTTCATCACGGGTTTCGCCGGAACCATCTTCATCCCGCTGGTGGCCGCCCTGATTTCAGTGATGGGCTGGCGGGGGGCGCTCTGGGCGCTGGCCGGGCTGCAATTGCTGCCGGCCCTGGTGGCCTGGTGGCAATTCGCGGGCGCCGCGCCGGCCATGCCCCCCCAACGCAACCGCGGCGAGGACGCCTTCGCGCGCACGCTGCGCCGCCCGGCCTTCTGGGGCCTGGCACTCTGCTTTGCCGCGCATGCCTTCATCGGCGTCGGGCTCGGCGCGCATCTGGTTCCCCTGCTGCGCGAGGCCGGGCTGCCCGAGGGCAGCGTGATCCTGCTGGTGGCGCTGCATGGCCCGCTGCAGGTGGCGGCGCGTGCCGGGCTCTATGTGGCGGGCGGCCGGGCCTCGATGCGCTGGGTCGGCATGGGGGCGATGCTGCTGCTGCCGCTCGCGCTGCTCTGGCTCGCGGGCGCCCCGGCGACCTTCATCTGGCTGCTGCCCTTCGTGCTGTTCTGGGCCGTGGCGGATGGCTTGCTGACCATTGTCCGCGCGGCGGGGACGGCGGAAATCCTGGGGCGGGATGGCTATGGGGCGGTGACCGGCGCGCTCAGCCTGATCGCGGTTCTGCCGCGCACCCTGGGGCCGATCACGCTGGCGCTGATCTGGCAGGCGAATGGCGGCTACGGGGCAATTCCCTGGTTGCTGGCGGGTGTGGGGTTGCTGGGCGCGGCGAGCTTTTCCCTGGCATTGCGGGATCGCGACTAG
- a CDS encoding usg protein: MLDVLNPMIRQPAQHMKDWRLTTAEILYHLPDHPALLQSFVWQKHDLAPAFPELTRFLDFWKREIEGALHSVRVASASLIKPAELRYSNGVFLLH, translated from the coding sequence ATGCTGGATGTCTTGAACCCCATGATCCGCCAACCCGCCCAGCACATGAAGGACTGGCGGCTGACCACGGCGGAGATCCTGTACCACCTGCCCGATCATCCGGCACTTCTGCAAAGCTTCGTCTGGCAAAAACATGACCTGGCACCCGCCTTCCCGGAGCTGACCCGCTTCCTGGACTTCTGGAAGCGCGAGATCGAGGGCGCGCTGCATTCCGTGCGCGTGGCCAGCGCCTCGCTCATCAAGCCGGCCGAGCTGCGCTATTCCAACGGCGTGTTCCTGCTGCACTGA
- the groES gene encoding co-chaperone GroES: MKFRPLHDRVLVRRITAEEKTAGGIIIPDTAKEKPQEGEVLAVGAGTINDKGEVRPLDVKAGDRILFGKWSGTEVKIDGEELLIMKESDVMGIVEAPAAAKKAA; encoded by the coding sequence ATGAAGTTCCGCCCCTTGCACGACCGCGTCCTCGTCCGCCGCATCACGGCCGAAGAGAAGACCGCCGGCGGCATCATCATCCCCGACACCGCCAAGGAGAAGCCCCAGGAGGGTGAAGTCCTGGCCGTCGGCGCCGGCACCATCAATGACAAGGGTGAAGTCCGCCCGCTGGACGTGAAGGCGGGTGACCGCATCCTCTTCGGCAAGTGGTCCGGCACCGAGGTCAAGATCGACGGCGAAGAGCTGCTGATCATGAAGGAATCCGACGTGATGGGCATCGTCGAGGCTCCGGCCGCGGCGAAGAAGGCGGCGTGA
- the groL gene encoding chaperonin GroEL (60 kDa chaperone family; promotes refolding of misfolded polypeptides especially under stressful conditions; forms two stacked rings of heptamers to form a barrel-shaped 14mer; ends can be capped by GroES; misfolded proteins enter the barrel where they are refolded when GroES binds) → MAAKDVKFGASARERMIRGVDILADAVKVTLGPKGRNVVIDKSFGAPRITKDGVTVAKEIELADKFENMGAQMVREVASKTNDTAGDGTTTATVLAQAIIREGAKAVAAGMNPMDLKRGIDKAVKQIVEELEAKTKKITTSAEVAQVGTLSANGETEIGEMIASAMERVGNEGVITVEEAKSIQTELDVVEGMQFDRGYVSPYFITNAEKMIAEMDQPYILIFEKKLSQLQPMLPLLEAVVQSGRPLVIIAEDVEGEALATLVVNKLRGGLKIAAVKAPGFGDRRKAMLEDIAILTGGELISEDLGIKLETVTLAMLGKAKTIRIEKENTTIVDGAGDKSAIQGRCEQIKAQIEETTSDYDREKLQERLAKLAGGVAVIRVGGSTEVEVKERKDRVDDALHATRAAVQEGIVPGGGTALLRASTNLHTLKGLNSDEQVGIEIVRKAIQAPAKQIAANAGKDGAVVAGEVLRSDVWEFGYDAQLDQYKNLVEAGIIDPTKVVRTALQDAASVASLLITTEAMVAERPAKSSAPQGGPGGGMGGMGDMDF, encoded by the coding sequence ATGGCTGCCAAAGACGTTAAATTCGGCGCTTCCGCGCGTGAGCGCATGATCCGTGGCGTGGACATCCTGGCCGACGCCGTGAAGGTGACGCTGGGCCCCAAGGGCCGCAACGTGGTGATCGACAAGTCCTTCGGCGCTCCGCGCATCACGAAGGACGGTGTGACGGTCGCCAAGGAAATCGAGCTGGCCGACAAGTTCGAGAACATGGGTGCGCAGATGGTGCGCGAAGTGGCCTCGAAGACCAACGACACGGCCGGTGACGGCACGACCACCGCGACGGTGCTGGCCCAGGCCATCATCCGCGAGGGTGCCAAGGCTGTCGCCGCCGGCATGAACCCGATGGATCTGAAGCGCGGCATCGATAAGGCCGTGAAGCAGATCGTCGAGGAACTCGAAGCCAAGACGAAGAAGATCACGACCTCGGCCGAAGTCGCGCAGGTTGGCACGCTTTCCGCCAATGGCGAGACCGAGATCGGCGAGATGATCGCTTCCGCCATGGAGCGCGTCGGCAATGAGGGCGTGATCACGGTTGAGGAAGCCAAGAGCATCCAGACCGAGCTCGACGTCGTCGAGGGCATGCAGTTCGACCGCGGCTATGTCTCCCCGTATTTCATCACGAATGCGGAGAAGATGATCGCGGAGATGGATCAGCCCTACATCCTGATCTTCGAGAAGAAGCTCTCTCAGCTCCAGCCGATGCTGCCGCTGCTCGAGGCCGTGGTGCAGAGCGGCCGTCCGCTCGTCATCATCGCCGAGGACGTGGAAGGCGAGGCTCTGGCGACACTCGTGGTCAACAAGCTGCGTGGCGGCCTGAAGATCGCGGCCGTGAAGGCGCCTGGCTTCGGTGATCGCCGCAAGGCGATGCTGGAAGACATCGCGATCCTGACCGGTGGCGAGCTGATCAGCGAAGATCTCGGCATCAAGCTCGAGACCGTCACGCTGGCGATGCTCGGCAAGGCCAAGACCATCCGGATCGAGAAGGAAAACACCACCATCGTTGATGGCGCTGGTGACAAGTCCGCGATCCAGGGCCGTTGCGAGCAGATCAAGGCGCAGATCGAGGAGACCACCTCGGACTACGACCGTGAGAAGCTGCAGGAGCGCCTGGCGAAGCTCGCCGGTGGTGTGGCCGTCATCCGCGTCGGTGGCAGCACCGAAGTGGAAGTGAAGGAGCGCAAGGACCGCGTGGACGACGCGCTGCACGCGACGCGCGCCGCCGTTCAGGAAGGCATTGTTCCGGGTGGTGGCACCGCGCTGCTGCGCGCCAGCACCAACCTGCACACGCTGAAGGGCCTGAACTCCGACGAGCAGGTCGGCATCGAGATCGTCCGCAAGGCCATCCAGGCCCCGGCGAAGCAGATTGCCGCCAATGCCGGCAAGGACGGCGCCGTGGTTGCGGGCGAAGTGCTCCGCAGCGACGTCTGGGAGTTCGGCTACGACGCGCAGCTCGACCAGTACAAGAACCTGGTCGAGGCCGGCATCATCGACCCGACCAAGGTTGTGCGTACCGCGCTGCAGGATGCGGCTTCGGTGGCCTCGCTGCTGATCACCACGGAAGCGATGGTGGCCGAGCGTCCGGCGAAGTCCTCGGCTCCGCAGGGCGGCCCGGGCGGCGGCATGGGCGGCATGGGCGATATGGACTTCTAA
- a CDS encoding heme biosynthesis HemY N-terminal domain-containing protein yields the protein MRLVLKLLLVLLAGFASVMWLAELGGSVEIRLADLWIGMPLAAAILALIGGFLLLHGLLRLWSWLLAWPERRRLRLHLEHRAEADLALTRGLVALAAGRPDAARIEVARARRLMGDTPQLLLLAAEAARAEGDEPAATLAFEALAAQPEARFLGLRGLLRQAEARGDWDAARDIAAEAQAKEPEAEWLRAERSEVARRREDWSEALALSGADAPRAALSLAAARQEGDPVRAGELERQAFLAEPGFTPAVLAHANRLLDAGHPRRARGVLQQGWNAAPHPDIAEALLALETDRIRRVRLVDELTRQTMAHPESRLLRARVALDAGLTGRARHELTLWRETGQADRRCYALLGEVERAEHGPDAAREREAGWLREAAQAPLEPVWRCGHCGAEHNAWKPLCQACGTAGAIVWSGAAR from the coding sequence ATGCGGCTGGTCCTCAAGCTGCTGCTGGTCCTGCTGGCCGGCTTCGCCAGCGTCATGTGGCTGGCGGAGCTTGGCGGCAGCGTCGAAATCCGCCTGGCCGACCTCTGGATCGGCATGCCGCTCGCCGCGGCCATCCTGGCGCTGATCGGCGGATTTCTGCTGCTGCATGGGCTGCTGCGGCTCTGGTCCTGGCTGCTGGCCTGGCCGGAGCGCCGGCGGCTGCGGCTGCATCTGGAACACCGGGCGGAGGCGGATCTTGCCCTCACCCGCGGGCTGGTGGCGCTGGCCGCCGGGCGGCCCGATGCAGCGCGCATCGAGGTGGCGCGGGCCCGGCGCCTCATGGGCGATACGCCGCAATTGCTGCTGCTGGCCGCCGAGGCTGCGCGGGCCGAGGGTGATGAACCCGCCGCGACCCTGGCCTTTGAGGCCCTGGCGGCGCAACCGGAAGCGCGCTTCCTCGGGCTGCGTGGCCTGCTCCGGCAGGCCGAGGCGCGTGGCGATTGGGATGCCGCGCGCGACATCGCCGCCGAGGCCCAGGCGAAGGAGCCCGAGGCCGAATGGCTGCGCGCCGAACGCTCCGAAGTGGCGCGGCGGCGGGAGGATTGGAGCGAGGCGCTGGCGCTGTCCGGCGCGGATGCACCGCGCGCCGCCCTCAGCCTCGCCGCCGCACGGCAGGAAGGGGACCCGGTGCGGGCGGGGGAACTGGAACGCCAGGCCTTCCTCGCCGAACCCGGCTTCACGCCCGCGGTCCTGGCCCATGCCAATCGGCTGCTGGATGCCGGCCATCCGCGCCGGGCGCGCGGGGTGCTGCAACAGGGCTGGAATGCAGCCCCTCACCCGGACATCGCAGAAGCCCTGCTGGCCCTGGAAACCGACCGCATCCGCCGGGTGCGCCTGGTGGATGAATTGACGCGCCAGACCATGGCGCATCCGGAAAGCCGGTTGCTGCGCGCGCGCGTGGCGCTGGATGCCGGACTGACCGGCCGCGCCCGGCATGAACTCACCCTCTGGCGGGAGACCGGCCAGGCGGATCGGCGCTGCTACGCGCTGCTGGGCGAGGTGGAGCGGGCAGAGCATGGGCCGGATGCCGCGCGGGAGCGGGAGGCCGGCTGGCTGCGCGAGGCGGCGCAGGCGCCGCTGGAACCTGTGTGGCGCTGCGGCCATTGCGGCGCCGAGCACAATGCATGGAAGCCGCTCTGCCAGGCCTGCGGCACCGCCGGCGCGATCGTCTGGAGCGGTGCTGCGCGCTGA
- a CDS encoding uroporphyrinogen-III synthase produces the protein MARGVLVTRPEPGAAETAARLTTLGWTPILAPALRLAPRPLPHPPRAQALLLTSRAAARALTPWPIPVLAVGNATAETARAQGFAQVRAAEGDAAALAALCARTLDPADGALLLAVGAAYSLDLTALLRARGFRVIRRVVYAAAEAPGLPESAARALLGGEVSHAMFFSPRSAACSLAAISAAGLTASVAGVEALAISPRVALALEALPWRRIRVARRPDQDHLLELLGTP, from the coding sequence ATGGCGCGCGGCGTCCTCGTCACCCGGCCGGAACCCGGGGCAGCCGAGACCGCCGCACGGCTGACCACCCTCGGCTGGACGCCGATCCTGGCCCCCGCGCTGCGCCTCGCGCCACGCCCGCTGCCCCACCCGCCCCGGGCCCAGGCCCTGTTGCTGACCAGCCGCGCCGCCGCCCGCGCGCTGACGCCCTGGCCCATCCCGGTGCTCGCCGTGGGCAACGCCACGGCTGAGACGGCCCGTGCGCAGGGCTTTGCCCAGGTGCGGGCGGCCGAAGGGGATGCCGCGGCCCTGGCCGCCCTATGCGCCAGGACGCTCGACCCCGCCGATGGGGCGCTGCTGCTGGCGGTCGGCGCCGCCTATTCGCTCGACCTCACGGCCCTCCTGCGCGCCCGGGGCTTCCGGGTGATCCGGCGCGTCGTCTATGCGGCCGCCGAGGCCCCCGGATTGCCCGAATCGGCGGCAAGGGCGCTGCTCGGGGGTGAAGTGTCACACGCGATGTTCTTCTCCCCGCGCAGCGCCGCGTGTAGCCTTGCGGCGATCTCGGCGGCGGGGCTCACCGCTTCGGTCGCGGGGGTCGAGGCGCTGGCGATCAGCCCGCGCGTGGCGCTGGCGCTGGAAGCCTTGCCCTGGCGGCGCATCCGCGTGGCCCGGCGGCCGGATCAGGACCATCTTCTGGAGTTGCTCGGCACGCCATGA
- the hemC gene encoding hydroxymethylbilane synthase: MSSATSSPHQPVTAKHSRMRALPLRVGTRASPLALWQTRHFLEIITGFCPVLRGVNAFEEHAIATTGDLVQNRRLADIGGKGLFAKEIHEALLDGRVDFAVHSLKDLETEMPPGIVLACTLRREDARDALILGPGCGTPDASDPYACLPRGAVIGSSSLRRQSQLLAARPDLQFVTLRGNVQTRLDRVARGEVAASLLALAGLRRLGLEHHAALALDPEAMVPSAGQGIVGITTRADDVELRELLSGIEDREAACVSTAERALLAALDGSCRTPIGGHARLLPDGRLHLTGLVAREDGSFLHKQHIQGPASEAAQLGAKLGAALRAASPADIFG; this comes from the coding sequence ATGTCTTCCGCCACGTCCAGCCCCCATCAACCCGTCACGGCCAAGCATTCCCGCATGCGCGCCTTGCCGCTGCGCGTGGGCACCCGCGCCTCCCCCCTCGCCTTGTGGCAGACGCGGCACTTCCTGGAGATCATCACCGGCTTCTGCCCGGTGCTGCGCGGCGTGAACGCCTTTGAGGAGCACGCCATCGCCACGACAGGCGACCTGGTGCAGAACCGGCGCCTGGCGGATATCGGCGGCAAGGGGCTCTTCGCGAAGGAAATCCATGAGGCGCTGCTGGATGGCCGGGTGGATTTCGCCGTTCATTCGCTGAAGGATCTGGAGACGGAAATGCCGCCCGGCATCGTGCTGGCCTGCACGCTGCGGCGGGAGGATGCGCGGGATGCGCTGATCCTGGGCCCCGGCTGCGGCACGCCCGATGCCAGCGACCCCTATGCCTGCCTCCCCCGGGGGGCCGTCATCGGCTCCTCCTCGCTGCGCCGACAATCGCAGCTTCTGGCCGCCCGGCCCGATCTGCAATTCGTGACCCTGCGCGGCAATGTGCAAACCCGGCTGGACCGCGTGGCCCGCGGCGAAGTCGCCGCCAGCCTCCTGGCGCTGGCCGGGCTGCGGCGCCTGGGCCTGGAGCATCATGCGGCGCTGGCGCTCGACCCCGAGGCGATGGTGCCCTCGGCCGGGCAGGGCATCGTGGGCATCACCACCCGCGCCGATGACGTGGAACTGCGCGAGCTCCTCTCCGGCATTGAGGATCGTGAGGCTGCCTGCGTCTCGACCGCCGAACGCGCCCTGCTGGCGGCGCTGGATGGCTCCTGCCGGACACCGATCGGCGGGCATGCGCGGCTGCTGCCCGATGGCCGCCTGCACCTGACCGGGCTGGTCGCGCGGGAGGATGGAAGTTTCCTGCACAAGCAGCACATCCAGGGCCCGGCCAGCGAGGCGGCGCAGCTCGGTGCCAAGCTGGGCGCCGCGCTGCGGGCCGCGAGCCCGGCCGATATCTTTGGCTGA